Proteins encoded by one window of Thermococcus sp. JdF3:
- a CDS encoding PRC-barrel domain-containing protein: MVKIMASKLRDVELITDTGVRLGWVYDLSFDEETGDILVIVAEPDEDLDTGEFVTDHEGLLLIPVSAVKSIGEVIIIDSSKLAVKSKLRRPPSSVKVSGGSSGLGR, from the coding sequence ATGGTCAAGATAATGGCTTCCAAGCTTAGGGACGTCGAGCTCATAACCGACACCGGGGTAAGGCTCGGCTGGGTCTACGATCTCAGCTTTGATGAGGAAACCGGCGATATTCTTGTGATAGTGGCCGAGCCGGACGAGGACCTCGACACCGGCGAATTCGTCACGGATCACGAGGGTCTGCTCCTCATCCCCGTCAGCGCCGTTAAGAGCATCGGTGAGGTCATAATCATCGACTCGAGCAAACTCGCCGTCAAATCCAAGCTCAGAAGACCACCTTCCTCCGTGAAGGTCTCAGGGGGATCCTCCGGCCTCGGACGGTGA
- a CDS encoding CDC48 family AAA ATPase, whose amino-acid sequence MIFGKDEERYEKIKLRVAEALKRDVGRGIVRFDRKFQKQLGVEPGDIVELIGDRTTAAIVANPHPDDRGLDIIRMDGYIRRNAGVSIGDYVTVAKAEVQEAKKVTLAPAQKGVFIQIPGDMVKQNLLGRPVVKGDLVVASSRGETYYGGSPFDELLRGLFETMPLGFGELKFVVVSTNPKGVVQITYNTEVEVLPQAVEVREEAIPEVTYEDIGGLNDAIQKIREMVELPLKHPELFERLGIEPPKGVLLYGPPGTGKTLLAKAVANEANAHFIAINGPEVMSKFYGESEERLREIFKEAEENAPSIIFIDEIDAIAPKREEVVGEVEKRVVSQLLTLMDGLKGRGKVIVIAATNRPDALDPALRRPGRFDREIEVGVPDKKGRKEILQIHTRGMPLEPDYDRETVLRVLKELLKKKAFDEEVLRKLVERIEGARDGDEIKEILKSASEVYPEVRTRLIDRMLERIAEKTHGFVGADLAALAREAAMVVLRRLINEGKISPEHEKIPPEVLQELRVRKADFYEALKMVEPSALREVLIEMPNVRWEDIGGLEGVKQELKEAVEWPMKYPKAFQRLGIEPPRGVLLYGPPGTGKTLLAKAVATESEANFIGIRGPEVLSKWVGESEKRVREIFRKARQAAPTVIFIDEIDAIAPARGMEGDRVTDRLINQLLTEMDGIERNSGVVVIAATNRPDILDPALLRPGRFDRLILVPAPDEKARLEILRVHTKRVPLAGDVNLRELAKKTEGYSGADIEALVREAALLAMRRIMGEMPVEVVEEESEEFLERLRVSRKDFEAALKKVRPSITPYMVEYYQNFDENRKKRTGKKTEGPDYYTF is encoded by the coding sequence ATGATCTTCGGTAAGGATGAGGAGAGGTACGAGAAGATTAAGCTCCGCGTTGCAGAGGCCCTTAAGAGGGACGTCGGCAGGGGAATAGTCCGCTTCGACAGGAAGTTCCAGAAGCAGCTTGGGGTGGAGCCGGGCGACATCGTGGAGCTGATAGGCGACCGCACAACCGCCGCGATAGTCGCAAACCCGCACCCGGACGACCGGGGACTGGACATCATCAGAATGGACGGCTACATCAGGAGGAACGCCGGGGTCAGCATAGGCGACTACGTGACGGTAGCGAAGGCCGAGGTGCAGGAGGCAAAGAAGGTCACCCTTGCCCCGGCCCAGAAGGGCGTCTTCATCCAGATACCCGGCGATATGGTGAAGCAGAACCTCCTGGGAAGGCCCGTGGTGAAGGGGGACCTGGTGGTCGCCAGCAGCAGGGGGGAGACCTACTACGGCGGCTCGCCCTTTGACGAGCTGCTCAGGGGGCTCTTCGAGACAATGCCCCTCGGGTTCGGGGAGCTGAAGTTCGTGGTGGTCAGCACCAACCCCAAGGGCGTCGTCCAGATAACCTACAACACCGAGGTTGAGGTCCTCCCGCAGGCGGTTGAGGTGCGCGAGGAGGCCATCCCAGAGGTCACCTACGAGGACATCGGCGGCCTGAACGATGCGATTCAAAAGATACGCGAGATGGTCGAGCTTCCGCTCAAGCACCCGGAGCTCTTTGAGCGCCTTGGAATTGAACCGCCGAAGGGTGTGCTCCTCTACGGTCCGCCCGGAACCGGTAAAACGCTGCTTGCGAAGGCCGTTGCCAACGAGGCCAACGCCCACTTCATAGCCATCAACGGTCCGGAGGTCATGAGCAAATTCTACGGTGAGAGCGAGGAGCGTTTGAGGGAGATATTCAAGGAGGCCGAAGAGAACGCCCCCAGCATCATATTCATCGATGAGATTGACGCGATAGCCCCCAAGAGAGAGGAGGTCGTTGGGGAGGTTGAAAAACGCGTTGTCAGCCAGCTGCTTACTCTGATGGACGGCCTGAAGGGACGCGGAAAGGTCATAGTCATAGCAGCTACCAACAGGCCGGATGCCCTGGATCCAGCCCTCAGAAGGCCCGGACGCTTCGACAGGGAGATAGAGGTGGGGGTTCCCGACAAGAAGGGCAGGAAGGAGATACTCCAGATACACACAAGGGGGATGCCCCTCGAGCCGGATTACGACAGGGAGACCGTCCTCAGGGTTCTGAAGGAGCTCCTCAAAAAGAAAGCCTTTGACGAGGAGGTTCTCAGAAAACTCGTGGAGCGCATCGAAGGGGCCAGGGACGGGGATGAGATAAAGGAAATCCTGAAGAGTGCGAGCGAGGTTTACCCTGAGGTCAGAACCCGGCTCATCGACAGGATGCTCGAAAGAATCGCGGAGAAGACGCACGGCTTCGTCGGCGCAGACTTAGCCGCCCTCGCCAGGGAGGCCGCGATGGTCGTCCTCAGGAGGCTCATAAACGAGGGCAAGATAAGCCCCGAACACGAGAAGATACCCCCCGAGGTTCTCCAGGAACTCCGTGTGAGGAAGGCGGACTTCTACGAGGCCCTCAAGATGGTCGAGCCGTCGGCGCTCAGGGAAGTGCTCATCGAGATGCCGAACGTCCGCTGGGAGGACATAGGCGGCCTTGAGGGGGTAAAGCAGGAGCTCAAAGAGGCGGTCGAGTGGCCGATGAAATATCCCAAGGCGTTCCAGAGGCTCGGCATTGAGCCACCGAGGGGTGTGCTCCTCTACGGCCCGCCCGGAACGGGTAAGACGCTCCTGGCCAAGGCCGTGGCGACGGAGAGCGAGGCCAACTTCATCGGTATCCGCGGCCCGGAGGTTCTCAGCAAGTGGGTGGGCGAGAGCGAGAAGCGCGTGAGGGAGATATTCAGGAAGGCAAGGCAGGCGGCTCCAACGGTGATATTCATAGACGAGATTGACGCGATAGCCCCCGCCAGGGGCATGGAGGGCGACCGCGTTACGGACAGGCTCATCAACCAGCTCCTCACCGAGATGGACGGCATAGAGCGCAACAGCGGTGTGGTCGTCATAGCGGCGACCAACAGGCCGGACATCCTCGACCCGGCTTTGCTGAGGCCGGGAAGGTTCGACAGGCTGATACTCGTTCCGGCACCCGATGAGAAGGCCAGACTGGAGATACTCAGGGTCCACACGAAGCGCGTTCCTCTTGCGGGGGATGTAAACCTCCGTGAGCTGGCGAAGAAGACCGAGGGATATTCCGGTGCCGACATCGAGGCCCTCGTCAGAGAAGCGGCCCTGCTGGCGATGCGCAGGATAATGGGAGAGATGCCGGTGGAGGTCGTCGAGGAGGAGAGCGAGGAGTTCCTTGAGAGGCTCAGGGTTTCCAGGAAGGACTTCGAGGCGGCCCTCAAGAAGGTACGCCCGAGCATAACGCCCTACATGGTCGAGTACTACCAGAACTTCGACGAGAACAGGAAGAAGAGGACCGGAAAGAAAACGGAGGGACCCGACTACTACACCTTCTGA
- the glp gene encoding gephyrin-like molybdotransferase Glp yields MAFLKVVPLEKALEVIDSFPLEPNVEEVPLEEALGRVLAEDISSPTDVPPFDRATVDGYAVRAEDTFMASESEPVRLKVVGEINAGDTPTVELKPGESVYISTGAPLPKGADAVIQFEDVDREGDEVVIYKPAYPGLGVMKAGADIPKGKALLKRGTRLTFKDTALLSAVGFSKVKVFRKPRVAVISTGNEVVLPGTELRYGQIYDINGRAIADAVRELGGEALFLGIARDDRESLKELILKGLECCDMVILSGGASGGIRDLTSSIIEELGEVKIHGIAIQPGKPTIIGLIDGKPIFGLPGYPTSCLTNFTLLVAPLLRKLLGRESEVRKVRKKLAHKVFSVKGRRQFLPVRIEDEKAVPILKGSGAVTSFIDADGFIEVPENVEILDAGEDVEVTFFG; encoded by the coding sequence ATGGCGTTCCTGAAGGTCGTTCCTCTGGAAAAGGCGCTTGAGGTTATTGATTCATTCCCCCTTGAACCCAATGTCGAAGAGGTTCCGCTCGAGGAGGCACTCGGCAGGGTTCTCGCTGAGGACATCAGCTCCCCCACAGACGTTCCGCCCTTCGACAGGGCAACCGTCGACGGCTACGCGGTTCGTGCCGAGGATACCTTCATGGCGAGCGAGAGCGAGCCGGTGAGGCTGAAGGTTGTCGGAGAGATAAACGCAGGCGACACTCCGACGGTGGAGCTCAAGCCCGGTGAGAGCGTTTACATCTCCACGGGCGCACCGCTGCCGAAGGGCGCCGACGCGGTGATACAGTTCGAGGATGTGGACAGGGAAGGCGACGAGGTGGTCATCTACAAACCGGCCTACCCTGGCCTCGGCGTCATGAAGGCTGGAGCCGACATCCCGAAGGGGAAGGCCCTTCTCAAACGTGGAACCCGGCTGACCTTCAAGGACACCGCACTTCTCTCGGCGGTCGGCTTCTCGAAAGTCAAAGTCTTCAGGAAGCCCAGGGTTGCCGTGATAAGCACAGGAAACGAAGTGGTTCTCCCAGGGACTGAGCTGAGGTACGGTCAGATATACGACATAAACGGCCGCGCCATAGCGGACGCGGTTAGAGAGCTCGGTGGCGAGGCCCTTTTCCTTGGAATAGCCAGGGACGACCGTGAAAGCCTGAAGGAACTAATCCTCAAAGGCCTCGAGTGCTGCGACATGGTAATCCTCAGCGGTGGCGCGAGCGGTGGGATAAGGGACCTCACCAGCTCGATAATCGAGGAGCTCGGGGAGGTGAAAATCCACGGCATAGCGATACAGCCGGGCAAGCCCACGATAATAGGCCTCATAGACGGGAAGCCAATCTTCGGCCTTCCTGGCTACCCGACCAGCTGTCTCACCAACTTCACCCTTCTCGTTGCTCCGCTCCTCAGGAAGCTCCTTGGCAGGGAGAGCGAGGTCAGGAAGGTCAGGAAAAAGCTCGCCCACAAGGTCTTCTCGGTCAAGGGCAGGCGTCAGTTCCTCCCGGTCAGGATAGAGGACGAAAAGGCGGTGCCGATACTCAAGGGAAGCGGAGCGGTCACGAGCTTCATCGACGCCGACGGCTTCATAGAGGTGCCGGAGAACGTCGAGATACTTGATGCGGGTGAAGATGTGGAAGTTACGTTCTTCGGATGA
- the serS gene encoding serine--tRNA ligase gives MLDIKLIRENPDIVRGDLIKRGEIEKLKWIDEILELDARWRENLKKINALRKERNQLAVQIGKRKKAGEPIDDLLARSNEIVKQIEELEKEVEELRKKIDYYLWRLPNITHESVPVGKDDTENVPIRFWGKARVWEGFLESFKEQSLGKMDYEVLDWRPRLHVDMLELLRGADIERAAKVSGARFYYLMNELVILDLALLRFALDRLIEKGFVPVIPPYMVRRFVEEGVTSFGDFEDVIYKVEGEDLYLIPTAEHPLAGLHANEIIEGKDLPLLYAGVSPCFRKEAGTAGKDTKGIFRVHQFHKVEQFVYSRPEESWEWHEKLIQNAEEIFRELEIPYRVVNICTGDLGYVAAKKYDIEAWMAGQGKFREVVSASNCTEWQARRLNIRYRDKTHEKPKFLHTLNSTAIATSRAIVAILENFQTEEGVVKLPKALWKYTGFREILPAHMKERCCQD, from the coding sequence ATGCTGGACATAAAGCTCATCCGTGAAAATCCCGATATCGTCAGGGGCGACCTCATAAAGCGCGGGGAGATAGAGAAGCTCAAGTGGATAGACGAGATTCTGGAGCTCGACGCCAGGTGGCGCGAGAACCTGAAGAAGATCAACGCCCTCAGGAAGGAGCGCAACCAGCTGGCGGTTCAGATAGGCAAGCGCAAGAAGGCCGGAGAGCCGATAGACGACCTCCTTGCGAGGAGCAACGAGATAGTGAAGCAGATTGAGGAGCTCGAGAAAGAAGTCGAGGAGCTGAGGAAGAAAATCGACTACTACCTCTGGCGCCTGCCGAACATCACCCACGAGAGCGTTCCCGTCGGCAAGGACGACACCGAGAACGTCCCCATAAGGTTCTGGGGCAAGGCTCGCGTCTGGGAGGGCTTCCTCGAGAGCTTTAAGGAGCAGAGCCTCGGGAAGATGGACTACGAGGTTCTCGACTGGAGGCCGAGGCTCCACGTTGATATGCTGGAGCTCCTGAGGGGGGCGGACATTGAGAGGGCCGCGAAGGTCAGCGGCGCGAGGTTCTACTACCTCATGAACGAGCTGGTCATCCTCGACCTGGCGCTGCTCCGCTTCGCCCTCGACAGGCTCATTGAGAAGGGCTTCGTCCCGGTCATACCGCCCTACATGGTGCGCCGCTTTGTTGAGGAGGGCGTCACGAGCTTCGGTGACTTCGAGGACGTCATATACAAGGTTGAGGGTGAGGACCTCTACCTCATTCCAACGGCGGAACACCCTCTGGCGGGACTCCACGCCAACGAGATAATCGAGGGCAAAGACCTGCCGCTCCTCTACGCCGGCGTGAGCCCCTGCTTCCGCAAGGAGGCCGGAACGGCGGGCAAGGACACGAAGGGAATCTTCCGCGTTCACCAGTTCCACAAGGTCGAGCAGTTCGTCTATTCGAGGCCCGAGGAGAGCTGGGAGTGGCACGAGAAGCTCATCCAGAATGCGGAGGAGATATTCCGGGAGCTTGAGATTCCCTACAGGGTCGTGAACATCTGCACCGGCGATCTGGGCTATGTCGCCGCCAAGAAGTACGACATCGAGGCATGGATGGCGGGCCAGGGCAAGTTCAGGGAGGTTGTTTCGGCGAGCAACTGCACCGAGTGGCAGGCGAGAAGGCTGAACATCCGCTACCGCGACAAGACCCACGAGAAGCCCAAGTTCCTCCACACCCTCAACTCGACGGCCATAGCCACCTCGAGGGCAATCGTTGCCATCCTCGAGAACTTCCAGACCGAGGAGGGCGTCGTGAAGCTCCCGAAGGCCCTCTGGAAGTACACGGGCTTCAGGGAGATTCTGCCGGCCCACATGAAGGAGCGCTGCTGCCAGGATTAA
- a CDS encoding ATP-binding protein: MIERGTWAEVVLDYRSLPFDGVEREIEVRIPSTQMALAIIGPRRVGKTYLMRQIIEKLRSEGVPEEKVAYVNLEDPRLVGASLEDLMTLLEVLREMGGERLHIFLDEVQVVDGWERFVRYLLDMGNRVFVSGSSSKLLSKEIATQLRGRSVSVRVFPFSFGEFLKARGFAVKRYLSSAEKAELKSLLREYLEWGGYPEVVLNPHMRIEVLRGILDLAIYRDIVERWQVRNISALRLLLKILARSSHLTLTRAYSTMKSLGVSIGKGTLADYLEYLSDAFILHRLPPYVKSYKKAELLGFKPYLVDNGLLRITGVKDKGRLLENLVMVELLRRGFEPGEDLFYVPGDDWEVDFLAGDELIQVSYEFHPLNRERELKALVSASERIGAERLTVITFADRERVELKGKKIEVVPLHEWLLR, encoded by the coding sequence ATGATTGAAAGGGGAACCTGGGCCGAGGTGGTTCTCGATTACCGTTCACTGCCCTTCGATGGGGTGGAGCGGGAAATCGAGGTGAGAATCCCCAGCACCCAGATGGCACTGGCGATAATCGGACCGAGGAGAGTTGGGAAGACCTACCTCATGCGCCAAATCATCGAGAAACTCAGGTCGGAGGGTGTTCCGGAGGAGAAGGTCGCCTACGTGAACCTTGAGGACCCGAGGCTTGTGGGGGCTTCCCTTGAGGATCTGATGACACTCCTGGAAGTCCTGAGGGAGATGGGTGGCGAGAGACTTCATATCTTCCTCGACGAGGTTCAGGTCGTTGATGGCTGGGAGCGCTTCGTCCGCTACCTCCTCGATATGGGTAACAGGGTCTTCGTATCAGGCTCCTCCTCAAAGCTCCTCTCGAAGGAGATAGCGACCCAGTTGAGGGGGCGCTCGGTATCGGTTCGCGTCTTTCCCTTTTCCTTCGGGGAGTTTTTGAAGGCGAGGGGATTTGCGGTTAAGCGCTACCTCTCAAGTGCTGAGAAAGCGGAGCTTAAAAGTCTTCTGCGGGAGTACCTCGAATGGGGAGGCTATCCAGAGGTTGTGCTCAACCCCCACATGAGGATTGAAGTCCTCAGGGGAATCCTCGACCTCGCAATCTACCGCGACATCGTGGAGCGCTGGCAGGTCAGGAACATCTCGGCTTTGAGGCTTCTCCTGAAGATCCTGGCCCGCTCAAGCCATCTCACCCTCACCAGGGCCTACTCGACGATGAAGAGCCTTGGAGTTTCGATAGGCAAGGGAACCCTCGCCGATTACCTCGAATACCTGAGCGATGCGTTCATTCTGCACCGGCTTCCCCCCTATGTGAAGTCCTACAAGAAGGCGGAACTGCTCGGCTTCAAGCCCTACCTCGTTGATAACGGCCTGCTGAGGATTACGGGGGTAAAGGACAAGGGGAGACTGCTTGAAAACCTCGTCATGGTTGAACTTCTGAGGCGGGGCTTTGAGCCGGGAGAGGATCTGTTCTACGTTCCCGGCGATGACTGGGAGGTAGATTTCCTTGCTGGAGATGAGCTGATTCAGGTCAGCTACGAGTTCCATCCCCTCAACCGGGAGCGCGAGCTTAAAGCCCTTGTTAGTGCCTCGGAGCGGATTGGTGCGGAGAGGCTTACAGTGATTACGTTCGCCGACCGGGAGAGGGTTGAGCTGAAGGGTAAAAAAATCGAGGTCGTGCCTCTCCACGAGTGGCTTCTCCGCTAA
- a CDS encoding nucleotidyltransferase domain-containing protein, giving the protein MPREKVVRIWDEREVTYPPKRWRYLREKREKALKIMERLAQFDPLLYGSVARGDVRRDSDVDIFIPYRVPSYLIELALEGLVGQRKIVMATPWHLIKGVIEIDGETTVTFPLIDPTDRELEFYRWGGAVDLWGVKTKERVPGVNKKLILIIPTEKGHLEREVVGRESEVAKTLGVSVDIVTERVHVLTRRDAIGRTGIYINEEVPDWMPFEEALKLIADRDPNVRRKVRERGGV; this is encoded by the coding sequence ATGCCGAGGGAAAAAGTCGTCAGGATATGGGATGAACGGGAAGTGACGTACCCCCCAAAGAGGTGGCGCTACCTCCGGGAGAAGCGCGAGAAGGCGCTCAAGATAATGGAACGCCTGGCCCAGTTCGACCCTCTCCTCTACGGCAGCGTCGCCCGGGGAGACGTCAGGCGGGACAGCGACGTGGACATCTTCATACCCTACAGGGTGCCGAGCTACCTCATCGAACTCGCCCTTGAGGGGCTCGTGGGGCAGAGGAAGATAGTCATGGCGACGCCCTGGCACCTCATCAAGGGGGTCATCGAGATAGACGGGGAAACAACCGTAACGTTCCCGTTAATCGACCCCACCGACAGGGAGCTTGAGTTTTACCGGTGGGGCGGGGCGGTTGATTTGTGGGGTGTGAAAACGAAGGAGCGCGTCCCCGGCGTGAATAAAAAGCTCATTCTGATAATTCCGACGGAGAAAGGCCACCTCGAGAGGGAAGTGGTCGGAAGGGAGAGTGAAGTTGCTAAAACCCTCGGCGTGAGCGTGGACATCGTCACCGAGCGCGTCCATGTGCTCACGAGGAGGGACGCGATAGGAAGAACCGGAATCTACATCAACGAGGAAGTTCCCGACTGGATGCCCTTCGAGGAGGCGCTGAAGCTCATCGCCGACCGCGACCCCAACGTGAGGAGGAAGGTGAGGGAGCGGGGAGGGGTTTAG